A stretch of DNA from Mesomycoplasma lagogenitalium:
GCTATGATGGCATTTTCATTAATATTATAACCTAAAAAGGAAAGAGGTGTAAAAAAATGATGAGATTTTTTGCTCAAAAACGCGAAGGAAACTATTTTATATTAAGTAAAGAAACTCTTGCACATATAAAAGTTGCAAGAGTGGAAAAGGAAAATTTTATTTGTATTTATAATGAAAAATTTTATGAATGTGTCTTACATAATGATTTAGCACTAATTATTAAAGAAATTGAAGAAAACCACGAATTTCAAGGCGAAGTAGCAATTGCTTGCGCCATTATTAATACAAAAAGATTTGAATGAATGATACAAAAAGCTACCGAATTAGGAGCTACTAGATTAATTCCACTTTTAACTGAAAGAGTTGAACAAAAATTGGGTGAAGATTTAATAAAAAAAGTTGAAAGATGAAATGAAATAGCAAAAAATGCTGCTGAACAATCTTTTAGAAATAAACCAATGCAAGTTGATTTTCCAGTAAAATTTGAAAAAGTTTTTGAAAACTTTTATAAGTTCAGGTATATTGCTCATGAAAAAGTTGAATATAAAATTAATAATACTTTTTTTCCTCAAGATTCAATATTTTTAATAGGACCAGAAGGTGGTTTTACTGATAAAGAAGTTCAACTAGCATTAGATAATGACTATCAATTAATTTCTTTAGGAAAAAGAATTTTAAGATCAGAAACAGCACCGCTTTTTATTTTATCTAGAATTGAAGAATAAATTAAAATAATTAAAATACAGCATATTTTATGCTACGTTTTTATATTATATAAAAACATTTTTTCCTTTCTTTTATGATAAAATTTAAATGGAAAGGAAAAAATGTCAAATTTATTTAATAACAGAGAATATAATAATCCAAAGGGATTAGAACCTGCTGTAGATAATTTAGAAAAAAGTCCAAATTGCAGTGTTGCTACAAAAGTAATATTTTGAATTTTTGGTACACTTTTATTATTTGCAGGACCAATTTATTATTTAGTAAAAAGAAATAAGTTTTTAAGAATTCAAAACGAAATTAACGAAGCAGCTTCAGGAATTGATACACAACTTGCAAAGCGTGCTGATACTTTAATTAAACTAGTTGACCAAGTTAAATCATTTAAAAATTTTGAAAAAGAAATTTTAACTGATGTTACAAAAATGAGATCACTAATGGGGCAATCCGGATTATCAAATGCCCAAGAGCTTCAATCGCTTTCAAATAGTGTTTTAGGAAGATTGATCGCAGTTTCTGAAAATTATCCAGAATTAAAATCCAATCAACTTTATTATGAATTAATGAATCAAACTTCATATTTAGAAAGAGAAATTGCAGCTTCTAGAAGATTATACAACTCAAAAGTTACTGCATTTAATTCTGAAATTTTTGTTTGACCAGCAAATATTGTTTCTTCAGATATGAAATTATCAACATTACCACTATTTCAAGCATCAGAAATTCAAAGACAAGATGTATCAATGAAGGATTTATAATTAAATGAAAATAGTAGAAAATTTTAAAACTTTTAATGTTTTCAAGGAAGAAGCAGATCAAAAATTCTTGCCTAAATTAACCGAGACAGTTGAAAGTTCCATTAGCGAAAAAGATAAAAAGAATTTAAAAATTTCATTGTTAGTCATTTCAGTTTCTTCAATTATTGCAATTGCTTTTTTAATCGGAATGGTAGCAGGTTTTTTTAATAAAAATATTAATGTTTTAGCATTAGTTGTTAGTTCATTGATTTTTATAATTATATCAATAATTTTAATAATGGTTTTTTACTATAAATCAACAAAAATAAAAAAACGTATTAGAATGGAAATTAAAAAAAAATTAAATCCCGAACTAATGTATAAAGAGGCATTTGAAACTCTTGAAAAGGGCTTTACTTATTTAGGATATAGCGATGACACTAACATTGAAAATCCTTCACAATTACAAGCTTTTAATAAATGTCAAATTACGGAAAAGGATATACAAACTTTTAGATATAACGTTCCTTATGATGCGCATATAAAAGCAAGAAGTGCGAGTAAAAATTTATTAATTGATAATAAATACCCTGTTTCATTATTAAATATTTTATGAGAAAGAGTTGTTAAAGTAAATAATAAAGAAAATGTAGAATATTACAATACTGGAATTTTAAAAATCAATACAGAACATTTAAAAGATCGTGCATTTGATTTTGAATTATTAAAGAAAAAAGGACTTTTTGGACTAACTAATAAAGGAATTAAATTAGAAAATAACGAATTTAATAAAATTTTTAATCCAATATCTAAAAATGAATTAAAAATCAGACAAATGTATACTCCATTAGCAATGGAAACTTCTGTAAATAGATATAAAGATAAAGCGGGAAGTAAAATATTTAATTTTACAATCACATCAATTGGTAAAAATGTTTATTTTGAATATAATGTTGATTTTGGATTTATGGAATTAAATTTCCCTAATTCTATTAAAAAGGATAAATTAATTAAATATTTATATAATGATTTTTTAAAAGATACATATTCACTATACTATTTATTATCGTTTATCTATATTCCTCTTTATTTATATTAAAACAAAAGACGAACTTAAATCATTATTAGTTCGTTTTCTTTTTTTAATTTTCTTTTTTTAAACATTAATATATAATTTAAAATATGGAAAATTCAATGTACAAATCTTTAATGACAATAAAGGAAAAGTATCAAGAACTTAATGACAAATTATTAGATTCTAATTTAATGCAAGATATAAAAAAGTACACACAAATTAATAAAGAAATTTCTTCAATTAAACCGATAGTTGAAGCTTTTAATGAATATCAAATATTAGAAAACAATTTAAAAGATGCTAAATTATTATTAAATGAAAAAGATGAAGAAATTGTTTTAATGGCAAAATTAGAAATTACTAATGCAGAAGAAAAAATGCCTATTTTAGAAAAACAATTAATTGTTTTATTATTACCTAAAGACGAAAATGATGATAAAAATGTCATTATGGAAATTAGAGGTGCAGCCGGTGGAGATGAGGCTAATATTTTCGCTGGCGATCTTTTTAAAATGTATTCCAAATGAGCTGATTTAAATAATATGAGTGTTAAAGTTTTAGATTCAACTTTTGCTAATTCTGGAGGATTTACACAAATAGTTTTTTCAGTTAGTGGACTAAATGCCTATTCAAAATTGAAATATGAATCAGGTGTTCATAGAGTGCAAAGAGTTCCTGAAACAGAAACTCAAGGAAGGGTACATACATCAACTGCAACTGTTACTGTTATGCCTGAAGCTGATGAGGATGTTGATATTGAAATTAATCAAAGTGATTTAAGAATTGATACATTCCGTTCTTCAGGTGCCGGAGGTCAGTCAGTTAATACAACAGACTCAGCAGTTAGAATTACTCATATACCAACAGGAGTTATCGCTACTTCGCAAGACGGAAGAAGCCAAATTGCTAATCGTGAACTAGCGATGAAAATTTTAAAAACTAGACTTTACGAACTAGAAATTAGAAAAAAACAAGAAACTGAAAGTGAGTTTAGAAAATTAGCGGGCTCAGGTGCTAGAAGCGAAAAAATCAGAACATATAATTACCCACAAGATAGAATCACTGATCATCGAATTGCCTTTTCAACTTCATTAAAAACCGCCATTGCCGGACAATTAAATCCAATTATTGATGCTCTTTTAGCTGAAGAACAAGCGGAAAAAATTCAAAATGCAGGATTATAACATTAGAAAAAAATTGCTTTTAAAAGAAAAATTAAGACATAATTTGCCTTTAAAAATCGGTGAATTAGAAAAAGAAAAATTAAAATCAGATATGCCAATTCAATTAATTGTAGGATTTATTGAAATGCAAAATGTTAAAATTTTACTTAAAGATAATAAATTATTAATTCCTAGATATGAAACCGAGGAAGTAATAATCGAAAGTTTTAATTATATAAATAAACATAGTAAAGTTCTAGATTTATGTTGTGGTACCGGATTTATCGGCATTGCAATAGCAAAAAATGTTAATTGTCAAGTATCGATGGTCGATATAGATGAAAATGCAATTTATTCCAGTGTTGAAAATGCAAAAATTAATAATGTTGATAAAAATACAGATATTTATTTATCTGATTTGTTTTCATCAGTTCCAAAAACTGAACAATTTGATTTAATCATCTCTAATCCACCATACATTCCAGAAAACATTGTTTTAGATAGTTCCGTTTTAAATTGAGAAAATCATCAAGCTCTTTTTGCTAAAGAAAAGGGCAATTATTTTTATCGTCTAATTTTAGAAAATGCTAAATCATTTTTAAAACCAAAGGGATATTTAATATTTGAAATTTCAGATTGAAATGTAAATTTTTTAAAAAAATATCCAAATATTGATTTGAAAATTAAAAAAGATATTAATAATAAAAATCGTATTGCAATTATTCAATATAAAAAATAAAAAAATTATTTGTATATTTTTTAAAATGATGTATAATAATAAGGCTAAGAAGATGCGAGTGTAGTTTAATGGCAGAACTTCAGCCTTCCAAGCTGACTATGAGGGTTCGATTCCCTTCACTCGC
This window harbors:
- the prfA gene encoding peptide chain release factor 1, with the translated sequence MENSMYKSLMTIKEKYQELNDKLLDSNLMQDIKKYTQINKEISSIKPIVEAFNEYQILENNLKDAKLLLNEKDEEIVLMAKLEITNAEEKMPILEKQLIVLLLPKDENDDKNVIMEIRGAAGGDEANIFAGDLFKMYSKWADLNNMSVKVLDSTFANSGGFTQIVFSVSGLNAYSKLKYESGVHRVQRVPETETQGRVHTSTATVTVMPEADEDVDIEINQSDLRIDTFRSSGAGGQSVNTTDSAVRITHIPTGVIATSQDGRSQIANRELAMKILKTRLYELEIRKKQETESEFRKLAGSGARSEKIRTYNYPQDRITDHRIAFSTSLKTAIAGQLNPIIDALLAEEQAEKIQNAGL
- a CDS encoding 16S rRNA (uracil(1498)-N(3))-methyltransferase: MMRFFAQKREGNYFILSKETLAHIKVARVEKENFICIYNEKFYECVLHNDLALIIKEIEENHEFQGEVAIACAIINTKRFEWMIQKATELGATRLIPLLTERVEQKLGEDLIKKVERWNEIAKNAAEQSFRNKPMQVDFPVKFEKVFENFYKFRYIAHEKVEYKINNTFFPQDSIFLIGPEGGFTDKEVQLALDNDYQLISLGKRILRSETAPLFILSRIEE
- a CDS encoding peptide chain release factor N(5)-glutamine methyltransferase, whose product is MQDYNIRKKLLLKEKLRHNLPLKIGELEKEKLKSDMPIQLIVGFIEMQNVKILLKDNKLLIPRYETEEVIIESFNYINKHSKVLDLCCGTGFIGIAIAKNVNCQVSMVDIDENAIYSSVENAKINNVDKNTDIYLSDLFSSVPKTEQFDLIISNPPYIPENIVLDSSVLNWENHQALFAKEKGNYFYRLILENAKSFLKPKGYLIFEISDWNVNFLKKYPNIDLKIKKDINNKNRIAIIQYKK
- a CDS encoding LemA family protein, whose translation is MSNLFNNREYNNPKGLEPAVDNLEKSPNCSVATKVIFWIFGTLLLFAGPIYYLVKRNKFLRIQNEINEAASGIDTQLAKRADTLIKLVDQVKSFKNFEKEILTDVTKMRSLMGQSGLSNAQELQSLSNSVLGRLIAVSENYPELKSNQLYYELMNQTSYLEREIAASRRLYNSKVTAFNSEIFVWPANIVSSDMKLSTLPLFQASEIQRQDVSMKDL